The sequence CTCTGCCCGATGCCGCAGTGGGCGTTTCGTTGTCGGCGGTTGGCTTGATCTAGCCCGCGCTCCGGCGGGCTTCAAGGTCCCCGACCGCTTCAAACTGAAGAATGCGGTACAGGAGTTCAGTTTCTTCGGGAGGACTCCGAGTCGATCGGGCCAGAGGAAGGACCGCCCGGGCCACGCGCTGCCCGAACTCGGTGAGCTGCATGGACCGGCTTTTCGACGCGCGCACCACGAGTTGACCGCCGAGGTCCGCCTCCAAGCGCACAGGACAAAAGCGTTCGTCTCACATCGGTGTCCCATGGCCGGACAAGGGTCACCGGCATTGAGAAGGGGACATCCGAATTGCGAACCTACACGACCCGGTTGCGACTGGAGACTGCTCGTTGCGATCGGAGACCAGGTGTCAACGGTGATCGTCAGCCCCTGACCGACATCGGCTACGACGCCTCAAAGTACTCGGTTATGCTCGTGTTACGAGCCCTTCGGCGGGAGTAAATACCGGGTTGTCGGGGTTGATGTCAGTGCTCGGCGCTAGGTTCTGCCCGTGGCACGTAGACGCGAGATTTGCGAGTTCGATGACGAGTATTGGTGCGAGATCTGCGAAGACCCCATCGACTATGGCGAGAAGGGCCGGGTCAAGGGCCACTGCTCTGCATGCAGCGTTGCCGTCCGGCAGGCCCGAAGGCATGGCCTGACCGTCTGGCAGATGAACGCCATCCTTCGCGTACAGGACGACGAGTGCGCCCTGTGCGGTCAACACCCAGGGGACTCAGGCACAGAGGGGGTGTCGTTCTGGCATATCGACCACGACCACACCCACTGCCCCAACTCTGGTTCCTGCGGAAGGTGCGTTCGG is a genomic window of Streptomyces sp. Edi2 containing:
- a CDS encoding endonuclease domain-containing protein, which gives rise to MARRREICEFDDEYWCEICEDPIDYGEKGRVKGHCSACSVAVRQARRHGLTVWQMNAILRVQDDECALCGQHPGDSGTEGVSFWHIDHDHTHCPNSGSCGRCVRGLLCKACNLYGISWYERLPPACRDSPRLNAYLADPPARRPEAAVSTWGDVTGIRARDGAFASWRSSRPLEEGSGI